In Panicum virgatum strain AP13 chromosome 4N, P.virgatum_v5, whole genome shotgun sequence, a single window of DNA contains:
- the LOC120670568 gene encoding ribonucleoside-diphosphate reductase small chain-like, translating to MPAAPTLVPACDAEEPLLAESSDRFSMFPIRFPQIWEFYKKAVASFWTAEEVDLSADARHWDEALSPDERHFISHVLAFFAASDGIVLENLASRFMSDVQVAEARAFYGFQIAIENIHSEMYSLLLETYIRDGAEKDRLFRAIDTVPAVRRKADWAMRWIDGGERFAERLVAFACVEGIFFSGSFCAIFWLKKRGLMPGLTFSNELISRDEGLHCDFACLLYDLLRSKLDEARVREIVADAVDIEREFVCDALPVALVGMNGALMGQYIEFVADRLLMALGCRKMYNAANPFDWMELISLQGKTNFFEKRVGDYQKASVMNSLNGGAAANHVFSIDEDF from the coding sequence ATGCCTGCCGCGCCGACGCTGGTGCCCGCGTGCGACGCCGAGGAGCCGCTGCTGGCGGAGTCCTCGGACCGCTTCTCCATGTTCCCGATCCGGTTCCCGCAGATCTGGGAGTTCTACAAGAAGGCGGTGGCGTCCTTCTGGACGGCCGAGGAGGTGGACCTCTCCGCCGACGCGCGGCACTGGGACGAGGCGCTGTCCCCCGACGAGCGCCACTTCATCTCCCACGTGCTCGCCTTCTTCGCCGCCTCCGACGGCATCGTGCTCGAGAACCTCGCGTCGCGCTTCATGTCCGACGTGCAGGTCGCCGAGGCGCGGGCCTTCTACGGCTTCCAGATCGCCATCGAGAACATCCACTCGGAGATGTACTCGCTGCTGCTCGAGACCTACATCCGCGACGGCGCCGAGAAGGACCGCCTCTTCCGCGCCATCGACACCGTGCCCGCCGTCCGCCGCAAGGCCGACTGGGCCATGCGCtggatcgacggcggcgagcgcttCGCCGAGCGCCTCGTCGCCTTCGCCTGCGTCGAGGGCATCTTCTTCTCGGGCTCCTTCTGCGCCATCTTCTGGCTCAAGAAGCGCGGCCTCATGCCGGGCCTCACCTTCTCCAACGAGCTCATCTCCCGCGACGAGGGCCTGCACTGCGACTTCGCCTGCCTCCTCTACGACCTCCTCCGCAGCAAGCTTGACGAGGCCCGCGTCCGCGAGAtcgtcgccgacgccgtcgaCATCGAGCGCGAGTTCGTCTGCGACGCGCTCCCCGTCGCGCTCGTCGGCATGAACGGCGCCCTCATGGGCCAGTACATCGAGTTCGTCGCCGACCGCCTGCTCATGGCGCTCGGGTGCAGGAAGATGTACAACGCCGCCAACCCCTTCGACTGGATGGAGCTCATCTCGCTGCAGGGCAAGACCAACTTCTTCGAGAAGCGCGTCGGCGACTACCAGAAGGCCTCCGTCATGAACAGCCTcaacggcggcgccgcggccaaCCACGTCTTCAGCATCGACGAGGACTTCTGA
- the LOC120670878 gene encoding signal recognition particle 9 kDa protein-like, which yields MVYVDSWDEFVERSVQLFRADPSATRYVMKYRHCEGKLVLKVTDDRECLKFKTDQAQDAKKMEKLNNIVFALMTRGPDADISEVSGKEPAEQQQSKKGRGRRQ from the exons atGGTGTACGTGGATTCGTGGGACGAGTTCGTGGAGCGTTCCGTGCAGCTCTTCCGCGCCGACCCCAGCGCC ACCCGCTATGTGATGAAGTACAGGCACTGCGAGGGGAAGCTCGTGCTCAAGGTCACCGACGACCGTGAG TGCTTGAAGTTCAAGACAGATCAAGCTCAGGATGCAAAGAAGATGGAGAAGCTCAACAACATCGTTTTTGCGCTCATGACTCGTGGGCCTGATG CTGATATCAGCGAAGTTTCAGGGAAGGAACCGGCAGAGCAACAGCAATCGAAGAAAGGACGTGGCAGGAGACAGTGA